A single region of the Pseudomonas sp. B21-023 genome encodes:
- a CDS encoding phage minor tail protein L, with translation MALITDIQTLEPGAEIVLFEIDGSEFDADTLRFHGHAIAHEPGELATVGDTTQLPARSIWWQGLEYKAWPVQIDGIGANSNGRATRPKFTAGNVDGRITALCLAFEDLLKFKLTLRQTLGQYLDARNFAAGNPQADPTQEALEVWFIDQKIEEDDERVQWELSSPGEIDSHGLPGRQMTAYCHWAMTNGYRGPNCGYTGNRLFDDEDRPVDDPAKDRCKGGLASCKLRFGAAAELPHGGFPAVSLIARN, from the coding sequence ATGGCGTTGATCACTGATATCCAGACCCTCGAACCCGGCGCGGAGATTGTCCTGTTCGAGATCGACGGCAGCGAGTTCGATGCCGACACGTTGCGCTTTCACGGGCATGCCATCGCCCATGAGCCTGGCGAGTTGGCAACGGTGGGCGACACCACCCAGCTGCCGGCCCGTTCTATCTGGTGGCAAGGCCTGGAGTACAAGGCCTGGCCCGTGCAGATCGACGGCATTGGCGCCAACAGCAATGGTCGGGCGACCCGACCAAAATTCACCGCAGGCAATGTCGATGGGCGTATCACCGCGCTGTGCCTGGCCTTCGAGGATTTGCTCAAGTTCAAACTGACCCTGCGCCAAACCCTTGGCCAGTACCTGGACGCCCGCAACTTCGCCGCAGGTAACCCGCAGGCAGATCCGACCCAGGAAGCACTTGAAGTCTGGTTCATCGACCAGAAAATCGAGGAGGACGATGAGCGGGTGCAGTGGGAGCTTTCGTCGCCCGGCGAGATCGACAGCCACGGCTTGCCCGGCAGGCAGATGACCGCCTATTGCCACTGGGCGATGACCAATGGCTACCGTGGGCCGAACTGCGGTTATACCGGCAATCGTCTGTTCGATGATGAGGACCGGCCGGTGGACGACCCTGCCAAGGATCGCTGCAAGGGCGGCCTTGCCTCATGCAAGCTGCGCTTCGGCGCGGCCGCCGAGCTGCCCCATGGCGGTTTCCCTGCGGTCTCGCTGATCGCCCGGAACTGA
- a CDS encoding phage tail protein: METFNWSPRTEPMGQVEYRVRTVQFGDGYQQAVSDGINNRSQSWPLMFTGDEAKIRAIAAFLDRHSGSRAFRWTAPLGEPALFRCKGYQPTAKGGGLYSLSATFEQAFHP; the protein is encoded by the coding sequence ATGGAAACCTTCAACTGGAGCCCCAGGACCGAACCGATGGGCCAGGTCGAATACCGTGTGCGCACGGTGCAGTTCGGCGATGGCTATCAACAGGCGGTGAGCGACGGCATCAACAACCGCAGCCAATCCTGGCCACTGATGTTTACCGGCGACGAAGCGAAGATCCGCGCCATCGCCGCCTTCCTCGACCGCCATTCTGGCAGCCGGGCTTTCCGCTGGACCGCGCCTCTTGGCGAGCCTGCGCTGTTCCGTTGCAAGGGCTATCAGCCAACCGCCAAGGGCGGTGGCCTGTACAGCCTGAGCGCCACCTTCGAGCAGGCGTTCCACCCATGA